The genomic region AAAATCAATTTAGTATGATCTTCATTATAAATAGGTTGATCACCTTTAGTTAAATCAATAATTGATAAGCGACGGAAACCAAGCGCCACTTTATCATCAATGAAATCACCCGCACCACTTGGGCCACGATGTTTAATGACATCCATTTGTTGGTTCAATACTTCTTTTTTCTTTGGTAAATCAAACAATCCACCAGCAAATCCGACAATCCCACACATACCGTAAGCTCCTCTTTGATAGTCCGATATCTAAACAATACTTATTAGACTTTTAATTAATTATTTTCAGAAAAATTTAAAAACTAAATAACAATTAATTAGACGATGTTAACTAATTAATTGTTATTTACTATCATACTATTTTATTTTTAATAAGCCCATAACAAATTCGTAAGTTACTTATTTATTTTAATAGTGCGGCAACTGCATCAGCCGTCACTGCTTGGCCGACTTCCCAATCATCTGGTAAGACCATAATGCCTTTAGCAGGTGCACCTTCAACGCCAATTTCACGAGCAGCACAAATCATGCCGTCGCTTTGAACGCCACGTAATTGACCAGGCCAGATGATTTTACCTTCTGGCATCACTGCGCCAACTGTTGCGACAATTACTTTTTGACCTTGGGCAATGTTAGCAGCCCCACAAACGATTTGAACCGTTTGATCAGGTGCAATTTGCGTTTGTGTCACGTGCATATGATCTGAATCTGGATGAACGTCACATTCCTGCACATAACCAACCACGATGTGTGGTGTTTCATCAGCAACTAAATCAGGTGTGAAGCCAGCAGCTTCAAGTGCTTGATTTAAAGTTGCGACATCCGCAACACTGAGGGCTTGGACCCCGTTAAATTGTAATTCAGGTAATAATTGATCGATTGCTAAAAAGTTATAGCCAATTGTCTGATCTGCTTGGTCGCTAATTCTGACAATTGATTGTTTCTCAGTCGTTACTTGATTAGCAACATCTGGTTGGGTCATCACAACGAGAATATTTGGAAAAGATTTTTGGTTCATACTTGCAATTAGCATTTTATGACTCCTTTAAAATTAACTTAATGAGTGGATAAATTCTGAAATTTCACGTTTTGTCTTCCGGTCCTTATTCACAAAACGACCAACTTCACGGCCATTATCAATCACAACAAAGCTTGGAATACCGAAGATTTCCCATTCTTCACAAATATCGATGTATTGATCACGATCAATTTCGATAAATTCATATTCTGGGAATTCAGCTTCGATTTCGGGCATTGCGGGTTTAATAAACCGGCAATCGCTACACCACGTTGCTGTAAAAAATAAGACATGTTTTCCTTTGGTAATGAGATGGGTTAGATTTGTTTCTGCCATCTTTGCGAATTCTTTCATTATGCACCCCTTCAATTTAACTACTCGTTTTAATATAAGCGGTTTGTGGTCAAATGTCCACTCTTGTTCCTCAAAAAAGTGTGCTATACTATTTAAAGATAAATTTACTGAGGAGTTTTTTTTGAAAAAAAATAGTCAAACGTTAAAATATCTCTTAACTGGTTTCGGACTAGCCGTTGCGGCAGCAGCCGGCACCAGACAATATAAAACCCAACAAAAGATGGTTAAGCTCGATAAGATTTTAGAAGATGTCAAAGCAAGCCTTCGTCATGAAGGGCAAATCGTCGGCTCATGGATTGAAGAAAGTCCTCACCTATTTTCAC from Latilactobacillus sakei subsp. sakei DSM 20017 = JCM 1157 harbors:
- the ytpR gene encoding YtpR family tRNA-binding protein — protein: MLIASMNQKSFPNILVVMTQPDVANQVTTEKQSIVRISDQADQTIGYNFLAIDQLLPELQFNGVQALSVADVATLNQALEAAGFTPDLVADETPHIVVGYVQECDVHPDSDHMHVTQTQIAPDQTVQIVCGAANIAQGQKVIVATVGAVMPEGKIIWPGQLRGVQSDGMICAAREIGVEGAPAKGIMVLPDDWEVGQAVTADAVAALLK
- a CDS encoding thioredoxin family protein, whose product is MKEFAKMAETNLTHLITKGKHVLFFTATWCSDCRFIKPAMPEIEAEFPEYEFIEIDRDQYIDICEEWEIFGIPSFVVIDNGREVGRFVNKDRKTKREISEFIHSLS